From a region of the Agrobacterium tumefaciens genome:
- a CDS encoding RluA family pseudouridine synthase → MNDPFKQGDDARKVLIAGEDAEGRLDSWLATEVGGDLSRSRLKALIEQGAVSVNGKPITEPKKKVHPGDRIEISMPEPEDPEPKGEDIPLNVEYEDDDLIVLVKPAGLVVHPGAGNWTGTLVNALIHHCGDSLSGIGGVKRPGIVHRLDKETSGVMVVAKNDAAHRHLAAQFADHGRTGPLERAYKAIVWGRPKTLRGTIDAALGRSSDRTKRAVKNEHADDAREAITHYEVIERFHERPDATCLASMVECRLETGRTHQIRVHMAHIGHPLIGDPEYGAAYRTKANLLEEPAKSIVGRFPRQALHAYLLAFEHPRTGEVMEFETDMPDDMDELSNALRGHEHS, encoded by the coding sequence ATGAACGACCCCTTTAAACAAGGCGACGACGCAAGGAAAGTCCTGATTGCCGGGGAAGATGCCGAAGGGCGCCTTGATTCATGGCTGGCGACCGAAGTCGGCGGCGACTTGTCGCGAAGCCGCCTCAAGGCACTGATCGAGCAAGGGGCGGTATCCGTAAACGGCAAACCCATTACCGAACCCAAAAAGAAGGTCCATCCCGGTGACCGGATCGAGATTTCCATGCCGGAGCCGGAAGATCCCGAACCGAAGGGCGAGGATATTCCGCTCAACGTCGAATATGAAGATGACGATCTGATCGTGCTCGTCAAACCCGCAGGGCTGGTGGTGCATCCCGGTGCTGGCAACTGGACGGGAACGCTCGTCAACGCCCTCATCCATCATTGCGGTGACAGTCTCTCCGGCATTGGCGGTGTCAAACGTCCCGGTATCGTGCATCGACTGGACAAGGAAACCTCTGGTGTCATGGTCGTGGCCAAGAATGACGCTGCGCATCGACACCTTGCTGCGCAATTTGCCGACCATGGCCGCACCGGCCCGCTTGAGCGCGCCTACAAGGCCATTGTATGGGGGCGTCCCAAAACCCTGCGCGGCACGATCGATGCCGCTTTGGGACGGTCATCCGACCGCACCAAACGGGCAGTCAAGAACGAGCACGCCGATGACGCCCGCGAGGCAATCACCCACTACGAGGTCATCGAGCGGTTTCATGAGCGGCCGGATGCAACCTGCCTTGCCTCGATGGTGGAATGCCGCCTCGAAACCGGCCGTACGCATCAGATCCGCGTGCACATGGCGCACATTGGTCACCCATTGATCGGTGATCCTGAATACGGGGCAGCCTACCGCACCAAGGCAAACCTGCTGGAAGAACCGGCAAAGAGCATTGTCGGTCGTTTCCCGCGTCAGGCCCTGCATGCTTATCTTCTTGCATTTGAACATCCACGCACCGGTGAGGTGATGGAATTCGAGACTGATATGCCCGATGACATGGATGAACTGTCCAACGCGCTGCGCGGCCACGAACACTCGTAA
- a CDS encoding class I SAM-dependent methyltransferase, whose translation MNSDERRFIFQDLRTVEGYIDPPDALVFKALLQAQTASALGGGMADIGVFYGRSYFLLQRFAAEGEKVLGIDLFELDPPADGSLDQYRRFLDNGQRLGQPVDEDLIIRGDSTRLNASDITERVGPVRFFSIDGGHHLHHVMADARLAMEAIADHGIIVFDDTFNPAWPEVTVGMADFLRTHGHNLVCFCMTKYKTYVCRREFHAHYEHVIANAPDLRTLHHAETQFLGSKIARLHNPMRRRVMYELMVRSGLGNFSERIYRSGVKDSTEDVVTM comes from the coding sequence ATGAACAGCGATGAACGCCGCTTCATATTTCAGGATCTGCGGACGGTGGAGGGATATATCGATCCTCCCGATGCGCTCGTTTTCAAAGCCTTGCTGCAAGCTCAGACCGCAAGCGCCCTTGGTGGTGGCATGGCAGATATCGGCGTGTTTTACGGTCGCTCCTATTTTCTGCTGCAGCGGTTCGCGGCCGAAGGTGAAAAGGTTCTGGGAATTGACCTCTTCGAACTTGACCCGCCCGCCGATGGCAGCCTTGACCAGTATCGGCGCTTTCTTGACAACGGCCAGCGCCTTGGACAGCCGGTCGATGAAGACCTCATCATTCGCGGCGACAGCACGCGACTGAATGCCAGCGACATCACCGAACGGGTTGGTCCGGTACGCTTCTTCAGCATCGACGGGGGTCATCATCTGCATCATGTCATGGCAGACGCGAGACTTGCGATGGAAGCGATCGCCGACCACGGTATCATTGTTTTTGACGATACCTTCAATCCCGCCTGGCCTGAAGTTACAGTCGGAATGGCCGACTTCCTTCGCACCCACGGGCACAATCTCGTTTGCTTCTGCATGACGAAATACAAGACTTATGTGTGCCGCCGCGAATTTCACGCGCATTACGAACATGTCATCGCCAATGCACCGGATTTGCGTACGCTACATCACGCCGAAACGCAGTTTCTTGGCTCAAAGATTGCGCGCCTCCACAATCCCATGCGGCGGCGGGTCATGTACGAATTGATGGTTCGCTCCGGACTTGGAAATTTTTCGGAACGAATCTATCGGAGCGGGGTTAAGGACAGCACAGAGGATGTCGTAACGATGTAA
- the rpoH gene encoding RNA polymerase sigma factor RpoH: MARNSLPSITAGEAGLNRYLDEIRKFPMLEPQEEYMLGKRYAEHGDRDAAHRLVTSHLRLVAKIAMGYRGYGLPIGEVVSEGNVGLMQAVKKFDPERGFRLATYAMWWIKASIQEYILRSWSLVKMGTTANQKRLFFNLRRLKGRIQAIDDGDLKPEHVKEIATKLQVSEEEVISMNRRLHGDASLNAPIKASEGESGQWQDWLVDDHDSQEAVLIEQDELETRRRMLAKAMGVLNERERRIFEARRLAEEPVTLEELSSEFDISRERVRQIEVRAFEKVQEAVQKEALEAARALRVVDA, from the coding sequence ATGGCCCGCAACAGTTTGCCTTCCATTACAGCCGGTGAAGCCGGTCTTAACAGATATCTCGATGAAATCCGCAAGTTCCCGATGCTGGAGCCGCAGGAAGAATACATGCTCGGCAAGCGTTACGCCGAACATGGCGACCGTGATGCCGCGCACAGGCTGGTTACCAGCCACCTGCGCCTCGTCGCCAAGATTGCCATGGGTTATCGCGGCTACGGCCTGCCGATCGGTGAAGTCGTGTCCGAGGGTAACGTCGGCCTGATGCAGGCGGTCAAGAAGTTTGATCCGGAGCGTGGTTTCCGTTTGGCGACCTATGCAATGTGGTGGATCAAGGCTTCGATTCAGGAGTATATCCTGCGTTCGTGGTCCCTGGTGAAGATGGGTACGACAGCCAACCAGAAGCGCCTGTTCTTCAACCTGCGCCGTCTGAAGGGTCGGATCCAGGCCATCGATGATGGCGATCTGAAGCCGGAGCACGTCAAGGAAATCGCCACGAAGCTCCAGGTTTCGGAAGAAGAAGTCATCTCGATGAACCGCCGTCTGCATGGCGACGCGTCGCTGAATGCCCCGATCAAGGCGTCAGAAGGCGAATCCGGCCAGTGGCAGGATTGGCTCGTGGACGACCACGACAGCCAGGAAGCCGTGTTGATCGAGCAGGACGAACTGGAAACCCGTCGTCGCATGCTGGCCAAGGCCATGGGTGTGTTGAACGAGCGCGAACGACGCATCTTCGAGGCTCGACGCCTTGCCGAAGAGCCGGTGACACTGGAAGAGCTGTCTTCCGAGTTCGACATCAGCCGCGAGCGTGTTCGTCAGATCGAGGTTCGCGCCTTCGAAAAGGTTCAGGAAGCGGTTCAGAAAGAAGCGCTGGAAGCCGCCCGCGCCCTTCGCGTGGTTGATGCCTGA
- a CDS encoding adenylosuccinate synthase, whose amino-acid sequence MTNVVVVGSQWGDEGKGKIVDWLSERADVVVRYQGGHNAGHTLVIDGVSYKLSLLPSGVVRPGKLAVIGNGVVVDPHALIAEIGRLEVQGVKVTTDNLRIADNATLILSLHRELDGMREDAASNSGTKIGTTRRGIGPAYEDKVGRRAIRVMDLADLEALSVKVDRILTHHNALRRGFGAAEISHETIMEELTSIADKILPFSETVWLLLDKKRRAGARILFEGAQGSLLDIDHGTYPYVTSSNTVAGQAAAGSGMGPGSLGYILGITKAYTTRVGEGPFPTELNDEIGQFLGEKGHEFGTVTGRKRRCGWFDAALVRQSVATNGITGIALTKLDVLDGLDELKICVGYKLDGQEIDHLPASQGAQARVEPIYITLEGWKESTVGARKWADLPAQAIKYVRQVEELIGAPVALLSTSPERDDTILVTDPFED is encoded by the coding sequence ATGACGAATGTTGTGGTGGTCGGCTCGCAGTGGGGCGACGAAGGTAAAGGCAAGATTGTAGACTGGTTGTCCGAGCGGGCAGATGTCGTCGTGCGTTATCAGGGCGGTCACAATGCCGGTCACACGCTCGTCATCGATGGCGTGAGCTACAAGCTCTCGCTGCTGCCTTCTGGCGTCGTACGTCCTGGAAAATTGGCTGTCATCGGTAACGGCGTTGTTGTCGATCCGCATGCGCTGATTGCCGAAATCGGCCGTCTGGAAGTGCAGGGCGTCAAGGTCACGACCGACAATCTGCGTATCGCCGACAATGCGACACTTATTCTTTCTCTGCACCGCGAACTGGACGGCATGCGCGAAGACGCGGCCTCCAATAGTGGCACGAAGATCGGCACCACCCGTCGCGGTATCGGTCCGGCCTATGAAGACAAGGTTGGTCGTCGTGCGATCCGCGTCATGGATCTTGCTGATCTCGAAGCGCTTTCGGTCAAGGTTGACCGCATTCTGACGCACCACAATGCGCTGCGTCGCGGCTTCGGTGCGGCCGAAATTTCCCATGAAACGATCATGGAAGAACTGACGTCGATCGCCGACAAGATTCTGCCGTTCAGCGAAACCGTATGGTTGCTGCTCGACAAGAAGCGTCGCGCTGGCGCGCGCATCCTGTTCGAAGGCGCGCAGGGTTCGTTGCTCGATATCGACCACGGCACCTATCCGTATGTTACTTCGTCCAACACGGTTGCCGGTCAGGCCGCTGCCGGTTCGGGTATGGGTCCGGGTTCGCTCGGTTACATCCTCGGCATCACCAAGGCCTACACGACGCGCGTTGGCGAAGGTCCGTTCCCGACCGAACTGAACGATGAAATCGGCCAGTTCCTTGGAGAAAAGGGTCATGAGTTCGGCACCGTGACCGGTCGTAAGCGCCGTTGCGGCTGGTTCGACGCTGCACTGGTTCGCCAGTCGGTTGCGACCAACGGCATCACCGGTATCGCGCTCACGAAACTCGACGTTCTCGACGGTCTGGATGAGCTGAAAATCTGCGTTGGCTACAAGCTAGACGGCCAGGAAATCGATCATCTCCCGGCAAGCCAGGGCGCTCAGGCCCGTGTCGAGCCGATCTACATCACGCTGGAAGGCTGGAAAGAATCCACTGTCGGTGCCCGAAAATGGGCGGATTTGCCTGCTCAGGCAATCAAGTATGTCCGTCAGGTGGAGGAACTGATCGGAGCGCCGGTTGCGCTTCTGTCCACAAGCCCCGAGCGTGACGACACCATACTTGTGACTGATCCGTTTGAGGATTAA